CGGATGGAGGTTCTGGATGGCGATCGGAGAGCGATACGAGGGGATCCTCAGGGCGGCGGGCGAGGTGATCGCGCGTCGCGGGTTCCACCAGGCCTCGATCAGGGAGATTGCTCGAGCGGCCGGGCTGTCACTGGCGGGGCTCTACCACTATGTGGGGGGCAAGGAGGAGCTCCTCTTCCTGGTTCTCGACCGCTCCCTGGACCGACTCATCGCGAGCCTCGACTCGGCCCTGGCCGCAGCCCGCACCCCGGAGGGTCGTCTCCTCGCGCTGCTCCAGACCCACCTCGACTTCGGTTTCCACGACGCCCAGGCGCTCAAGATCATCAACCGCGACTACGACCTGCTGTCAGAACCCCAGCGGTCCGAGATCGCGACGAAGCGACAGTCGTATCTGCACCGAGGCCTGGCCGTGCTCCGCGACCTGGATCCGCGCGGCCGGTCCGGAGACGAGCTGCTGTCCGCCACCAACCTGTTGCTCGGCATGCTCAACGGCATCGCCACCCGCCCCTTCCTGCGCTCCGCCGAGGACGCCCGGGCCCTGGCGAACCAGGTCGGGGCGCTGTTCCTGTACGGGTTCCTTGAGACTTCCGCCGATCGGGAGGGCGCTCCCGAGGGCGGCCTGAGGAGGCCAGCATGAGCGCTGAGGCGATCATCGAACGCTGCCGCGAACTCGTGGGCCAGCCGCTCGGAGCAGTGGCTGAGCAGTGGAAGGCGCAGCACCCGGGCGG
This region of Candidatus Rokuibacteriota bacterium genomic DNA includes:
- a CDS encoding helix-turn-helix transcriptional regulator, translating into MAIGERYEGILRAAGEVIARRGFHQASIREIARAAGLSLAGLYHYVGGKEELLFLVLDRSLDRLIASLDSALAAARTPEGRLLALLQTHLDFGFHDAQALKIINRDYDLLSEPQRSEIATKRQSYLHRGLAVLRDLDPRGRSGDELLSATNLLLGMLNGIATRPFLRSAEDARALANQVGALFLYGFLETSADREGAPEGGLRRPA